One region of Spiroplasma culicicola AES-1 genomic DNA includes:
- a CDS encoding lipoprotein, producing the protein MKKLLGLLGAMGMVASTSSVVIACGDNEDKKEIKYELESSSLLKGQTTTIKVIVEEVDIEISATSKNEDIVSIAPSSTKEGTQLEFTITAKKEGTTQVSFTANGYKTLEVEIKVTTEVEKALNDSIEVIENEAGYNSEADLQTALDTKFSESNISAKTVKEGTPVNANSILVVYTKDDTSRWIKETEQKYTISVFEAEENETKALVWKEENSSTGAATAKMLEQVTPIITTNYDENTIELTDINDSVTLEITLSDPNLNEQGELKGILALDKDATEGEKGIEIDLEKALPNEEVVKGTYLKVIFLGIENNIVKLKLTGISSTTENKTLSIDYDDAATKELTYNVNVA; encoded by the coding sequence ATGAAAAAACTTTTAGGATTATTGGGAGCTATGGGAATGGTAGCTTCAACAAGCTCAGTTGTAATTGCTTGTGGAGATAATGAAGATAAAAAAGAAATTAAATATGAATTAGAATCAAGTTCATTATTAAAAGGACAAACTACTACTATTAAAGTAATAGTTGAAGAAGTTGACATTGAAATTAGTGCAACTTCAAAAAATGAAGATATTGTTTCAATTGCCCCATCTTCAACTAAAGAAGGAACACAATTAGAATTTACAATAACTGCAAAAAAAGAAGGAACAACTCAAGTTTCATTTACTGCAAATGGTTATAAAACTTTAGAAGTAGAAATTAAAGTTACTACAGAAGTTGAAAAAGCATTAAATGATTCAATTGAAGTAATTGAAAATGAAGCTGGTTATAATTCAGAAGCAGATTTACAAACAGCTTTAGATACTAAGTTTAGTGAATCAAACATTAGTGCAAAAACTGTTAAAGAAGGAACACCAGTAAATGCAAATTCAATTTTAGTAGTTTATACAAAAGATGATACTTCAAGATGAATTAAAGAAACAGAACAAAAATATACAATTTCTGTATTCGAAGCTGAAGAAAATGAAACTAAAGCTTTAGTTTGAAAAGAAGAAAATTCAAGTACTGGTGCAGCAACTGCAAAAATGTTAGAACAAGTTACCCCAATTATTACTACTAATTATGATGAAAATACAATTGAATTAACTGATATAAATGACAGTGTTACTTTAGAAATTACTTTAAGTGATCCTAACTTAAATGAGCAAGGAGAACTAAAAGGAATACTTGCCTTAGATAAAGATGCAACTGAAGGCGAAAAAGGAATTGAAATTGATTTAGAAAAAGCTTTACCAAATGAAGAAGTTGTTAAGGGAACTTATTTAAAAGTTATTTTTTTAGGAATAGAAAATAATATTGTTAAATTAAAATTAACTGGAATTAGTTCAACTACAGAAAATAAAACTTTATCAATTGATTATGATGATGCAGCAACTAAAGAATTAACTTATAATGTAAATGTTGCTTAA
- a CDS encoding glycoside hydrolase family 1 protein — translation MKKLEFPKNFLIGGAAAACQYEGAYDAHGKGLSIADYKYYNPNLDRKAAAVEALEYFTDTYQDAKENGKDKVYSYRWAIDFYNRYKEDLGLFKQLGMNCFRTSIAWSRIMPTSENKPNREAIEHYKKIFQEAKENNIELVLTLSHYDYPLWLLEEYGGFENRQAIDKFLEYCEVVLNEFKDYATYWLGFNEINITSHSSYTGAGFVMDKNDPKRLHKLYNALHNQFIAQAKLVKLAHEIDPNIKVGSMIAALQTYPATCNPEDVLANQQHMNINMWYYFDVLAKGEYPQYMLNYFAKNNIGINISKEDAIILKEYTVDYLSFSYYMSSVTSVSKTETTNGNILAGGKNPYLDATEWGWQIDPVGLRIYMNDLYYRYKKPLMIVENGIGVDEIWDQKNNILNDTYRIDYIREHLKNMLLAMQEDGVECIGYTSWTAIDLVSMSTKEMTKRYGFIYVDLNDYGEGTGERKIKESGKWFKTICESNGSKLWD, via the coding sequence ATGAAAAAGTTAGAGTTTCCTAAAAATTTTCTAATTGGGGGAGCTGCTGCTGCTTGTCAATATGAAGGAGCATATGATGCTCATGGAAAAGGATTAAGCATTGCAGATTACAAATATTATAATCCCAATTTGGATCGTAAAGCAGCAGCAGTAGAAGCATTAGAATACTTTACAGATACTTATCAAGATGCAAAAGAAAATGGAAAAGATAAAGTTTATTCTTATCGTTGAGCAATTGATTTTTATAATCGTTATAAAGAAGATTTAGGGTTATTTAAGCAATTGGGAATGAATTGCTTTAGAACAAGTATTGCTTGAAGTCGTATTATGCCTACAAGTGAAAATAAACCAAATAGAGAAGCAATTGAACATTATAAAAAAATCTTTCAAGAAGCAAAAGAAAATAATATTGAATTGGTTTTAACTTTGAGTCACTATGATTATCCATTATGACTGTTAGAAGAATATGGAGGTTTTGAAAATCGTCAAGCAATTGATAAATTTCTAGAATATTGTGAAGTTGTTTTAAATGAATTTAAAGATTATGCTACATATTGACTAGGTTTTAATGAAATTAATATTACTTCGCATTCTTCATATACAGGAGCTGGATTTGTAATGGATAAAAATGATCCAAAACGATTGCATAAACTTTATAATGCTTTGCACAATCAATTTATCGCACAAGCTAAATTAGTTAAATTAGCCCATGAAATTGATCCAAACATTAAAGTTGGTTCAATGATTGCTGCGTTACAAACATATCCAGCAACGTGCAATCCAGAAGATGTTTTAGCAAATCAACAACATATGAACATTAATATGTGATATTACTTTGATGTTTTAGCTAAAGGCGAATATCCTCAATATATGTTAAATTATTTTGCTAAAAATAACATTGGTATTAATATTTCAAAAGAAGATGCCATTATTTTAAAAGAATATACAGTAGATTATTTAAGTTTTTCATACTATATGTCAAGTGTGACTTCAGTTTCAAAAACTGAGACTACAAATGGAAATATTTTAGCTGGAGGGAAAAATCCTTATTTAGATGCGACAGAATGAGGTTGACAAATTGATCCAGTAGGGTTGAGAATATATATGAATGATTTATATTATCGTTATAAAAAACCATTAATGATAGTTGAAAATGGAATTGGTGTTGATGAAATTTGAGATCAAAAAAATAACATTCTAAATGATACATATAGAATTGATTATATTAGAGAACATTTAAAAAATATGCTTTTAGCAATGCAAGAAGATGGTGTTGAATGTATTGGTTATACTTCATGAACTGCAATTGATCTTGTAAGTATGTCAACAAAAGAAATGACAAAACGTTATGGTTTTATATATGTAGATTTAAATGATTATGGAGAAGGTACTGGAGAAAGAAAAATTAAAGAGTCAGGTAAATGATTTAAAACAATTTGTGAAAGTAATGGATCAAAATTGTGAGATTAA
- a CDS encoding PTS glucose transporter subunit IIABC yields MSYKIYAPCDGVVKPIKELNDGVFSAGLLGKGISFTPSENDFYAIVENATLAQIFETKHAYFFKIKGLENPVLMHIGIDTVTLNGEPFTVHQKENSNVDLNTKIVSVNLQDIKKANCLTETPIVFECDNKFDIKILKTGSVKKGEPLFEIYESAQENINTDENKPVKFIGKYDSIAQEIYKYVGTNTNYRTYRNCMTRLRFTIKNKEEVDLEAIKKISIVKGTNWSDNELQIIIGGEVYKVKDALDNYLANKDSFKTNNIKRDGFKTEVLNLVKGIILPMLPVMMAASILQALYTLLSDQVFNVFPSINLSEHSIADYSWFNVMLYIIAYPGTNFIGIFFIYCTIKYLNGNTVIGLLIGVTIISPYLFGQPVFEWWTIKIGDVSSVIGIKPYPTSVIPMICAGLVYVYFDKWVKTWMPTSVDIVFRHFLSVLVTCALTFMIMGNILGLFEALIGYIISLLNWVPFGLSTALFALVWQPLVLTGTHAAVWNAIAIPAFDGVTSVPILFGPVFGVFGQYGAAIGIAIKTKNANTRSAALGALPAATFGITEPLIFGSTLRNGLPFLLGCIGASVGGLVYTGMFNGDWFMPNAQGIFSFLSVGKETSQYIGWAVALLAIIGTSILLNILFFNERPNEIKATNKLNKKLIKTVAKLSQKSFKEIELELSNNLSKLDEILNQQLKPNIKVYELNVRKSISDAIKLNAKVSGLNNQKEKLAEKSNHLYELNKIEAMKKVNLKFKELTQGNKLEILEKKAYQSQILSNESINNLNKIQFKYMENVDEIINIVVSKTNEIKINNFKNNYFNVIHSLDIGYEITEKHKEIFTNKLLKQEEKNEKVRVS; encoded by the coding sequence ATGAGTTATAAAATCTATGCACCATGTGATGGTGTTGTAAAACCAATTAAAGAATTAAACGATGGTGTTTTTTCTGCAGGTTTATTGGGAAAAGGTATTTCTTTTACACCATCAGAAAATGATTTTTATGCAATTGTTGAAAATGCAACATTAGCACAAATTTTTGAAACTAAACATGCTTATTTCTTTAAAATTAAAGGTTTAGAAAATCCAGTATTAATGCATATTGGAATTGATACAGTTACTTTAAATGGAGAACCATTTACAGTTCATCAAAAAGAAAATAGTAATGTAGATTTAAATACAAAAATAGTTTCAGTTAATTTGCAAGATATTAAAAAAGCTAATTGTTTAACTGAAACTCCTATTGTTTTTGAATGTGATAATAAATTTGATATAAAAATTTTAAAAACAGGGTCAGTTAAAAAAGGTGAACCATTATTTGAAATATATGAATCAGCACAAGAAAATATAAACACTGATGAAAACAAACCAGTTAAGTTTATTGGAAAATATGATTCAATTGCCCAAGAAATATATAAATATGTGGGTACAAATACAAATTATAGAACTTATCGAAATTGTATGACAAGATTGAGATTTACAATTAAAAATAAAGAAGAAGTTGATCTTGAAGCAATTAAAAAAATATCAATTGTTAAAGGAACTAATTGAAGTGATAATGAATTGCAAATAATTATTGGAGGGGAAGTTTATAAAGTAAAAGATGCTCTTGATAATTATTTAGCAAATAAAGATAGTTTTAAAACTAATAACATTAAAAGAGATGGATTTAAAACTGAAGTATTAAATTTAGTAAAAGGAATAATTTTACCAATGTTGCCAGTAATGATGGCAGCAAGTATTTTACAAGCATTATATACTTTGTTAAGTGACCAAGTATTTAATGTTTTTCCTTCAATTAATTTATCTGAACATTCAATAGCAGATTATTCATGATTTAATGTAATGTTATACATTATTGCTTATCCTGGAACCAATTTTATAGGAATATTTTTTATATATTGTACAATTAAATATTTGAACGGGAATACAGTTATTGGTCTATTAATTGGGGTAACAATTATTTCACCATATTTATTTGGTCAACCAGTTTTTGAATGGTGAACAATTAAAATTGGAGACGTAAGTAGTGTTATAGGAATTAAACCTTATCCTACTTCTGTAATTCCAATGATCTGTGCAGGCTTAGTTTATGTTTATTTTGACAAATGAGTAAAAACTTGAATGCCAACAAGTGTTGATATAGTTTTTAGACACTTTTTATCTGTTTTAGTAACATGTGCTTTAACATTTATGATAATGGGAAATATTTTAGGATTATTTGAAGCATTAATTGGTTATATTATTAGTTTATTAAATTGAGTTCCATTTGGACTAAGCACAGCTTTATTTGCACTTGTATGACAGCCTTTAGTTTTAACTGGAACACATGCAGCAGTTTGAAATGCAATCGCAATTCCTGCTTTTGATGGAGTAACTTCCGTACCAATTTTATTTGGACCTGTATTTGGGGTATTTGGACAATATGGGGCAGCTATAGGAATTGCTATTAAAACTAAAAATGCAAATACTAGAAGTGCTGCTTTAGGTGCTTTACCTGCAGCCACATTTGGAATTACAGAACCATTAATATTTGGTTCAACTTTAAGAAATGGATTACCTTTCTTGCTTGGATGTATTGGTGCTTCAGTTGGAGGACTAGTTTATACAGGAATGTTTAATGGAGATTGATTTATGCCAAATGCTCAAGGAATCTTTTCATTCTTATCTGTAGGAAAAGAAACTAGTCAGTATATTGGATGGGCAGTTGCCTTACTAGCAATTATTGGAACTTCAATTTTATTAAACATATTGTTCTTTAATGAAAGACCAAATGAAATTAAAGCAACTAATAAATTAAATAAAAAATTAATTAAAACTGTTGCTAAGTTATCACAAAAATCATTTAAAGAAATTGAATTGGAATTGAGTAATAATTTAAGTAAGCTAGATGAAATTTTAAATCAACAATTAAAACCAAATATTAAAGTTTATGAATTGAATGTAAGAAAGTCAATTTCTGATGCAATTAAATTAAATGCAAAAGTTTCTGGTCTAAATAATCAAAAAGAGAAACTAGCTGAGAAATCAAATCACTTATATGAATTGAATAAAATTGAAGCAATGAAAAAAGTGAATTTAAAATTTAAGGAATTAACTCAAGGAAATAAACTTGAAATTTTAGAAAAAAAAGCTTATCAAAGTCAGATATTATCAAATGAATCAATTAATAATTTAAACAAAATTCAATTTAAATATATGGAAAATGTTGATGAAATTATTAATATTGTAGTTTCTAAAACTAATGAAATTAAAATAAATAATTTCAAAAATAATTATTTTAATGTAATTCATTCATTAGACATTGGTTATGAAATTACAGAAAAACATAAAGAAATTTTTACTAATAAATTACTAAAACAGGAGGAAAAAAATGAAAAAGTTAGAGTTTCCTAA
- a CDS encoding MerR family transcriptional regulator — translation MKYNSKIIRRKTQSSLKQIKHYIEKGILRPEILSDVLLMNDQDIERLYHIKLLLEIGFNLEHIKIILDNINKQNLITIFDHFLDSYKTWFEIFNNKYEIYKDKNLIKLDDRSYFGFFKSELIARTVMYELYEKRYLWYQKEEYKIKLKKIRKNIYSCFKEFNDNKLIYEMVSKYFSELYEFLNDNFLNRSPLYFICWIKWLTNEPRYIKEMRRITQFNYSNEIFEMSLIWIIKITNKKY, via the coding sequence ATGAAATATAATAGCAAGATAATTAGAAGAAAAACACAATCGTCATTAAAGCAAATTAAACATTATATTGAAAAAGGAATATTGCGCCCTGAAATTTTAAGTGATGTTTTGTTAATGAATGACCAAGATATTGAAAGACTTTATCACATTAAATTATTGCTTGAAATTGGTTTTAATTTAGAGCATATTAAAATTATTTTAGATAATATAAACAAGCAAAATTTAATTACTATTTTTGATCATTTTCTAGATAGCTATAAAACATGATTTGAAATTTTTAATAATAAATATGAAATATATAAAGATAAAAATTTAATTAAATTAGATGATCGTAGTTATTTTGGTTTTTTTAAAAGTGAATTGATTGCAAGAACAGTAATGTATGAACTATATGAAAAAAGATATCTTTGATATCAAAAAGAAGAATATAAAATTAAACTGAAAAAAATAAGAAAAAATATTTATAGTTGTTTTAAAGAATTTAATGATAATAAATTAATTTATGAAATGGTTTCAAAATATTTTAGTGAATTATATGAATTTTTAAATGATAATTTTTTAAATCGTTCACCATTATATTTCATATGTTGAATTAAATGATTAACAAATGAACCTAGGTATATTAAGGAAATGCGACGTATAACTCAATTTAATTATTCAAATGAAATTTTTGAAATGTCTTTAATATGAATTATTAAAATTACAAATAAAAAGTACTAA
- a CDS encoding SemiSWEET family sugar transporter gives MQVYELLGWIGTVLTAVYLIPQVIKVIKTRNTNDISYYSISILIIASLIWIIYGFLTPIPQPQVYITNMFQCIFSSIILIMKLIPNNVK, from the coding sequence ATGCAAGTATATGAGTTATTAGGATGAATAGGTACAGTCCTTACAGCAGTATATTTGATACCTCAAGTTATTAAAGTAATAAAAACAAGAAATACAAATGATATTTCATATTATAGTATTTCAATTTTAATAATTGCTTCTTTAATTTGAATAATATATGGTTTTTTAACACCAATACCTCAACCACAGGTATATATTACAAATATGTTTCAATGTATTTTTTCATCAATAATTTTAATTATGAAGTTAATCCCAAATAATGTTAAATAA
- a CDS encoding PTS sugar transporter subunit IIC, with product MEKEKNSKLKELKLLQKKELSNLKNEKDLKLQDKNLLKFEKELLIEQYKNSRSILKSTHSLQIKELKNPEKFEKNKKQKTIEEEISKIQVDYFKNINKEKRKYRKLIKGQTKAERKIAQQEFKTFILEQKQDLKLSIEETKTKGEINSIRYFKNSFTNKAKDIHGKMMPVLGKIANQKHLMAIRNAFSSLIPFIMIASFITVIRSIPTSFDPTSEHAYLYTYFPEVLDHALVIISSLTMGVMALALSIAIGINLGQNYGEAPLMSGIMGMLGFILWVKPAELAENGGTSLPLADLGSQGLFVSMLTSMLMFELYRIFKKYRITIRLPKGVPPAVSNSFTAIIPALVYATFVILVAYIGNVDLISGMNNILKPLASLVNDNFGAVIMIIFFNSLFWWFGIHGSAITGIITYPIWYPAIAENSEWWNNGMIGDVPNVFVEQYYQWTIWIGGSGATIGLAICGILFSKSKQNKAMGKACFVPGVFNISEPMMFGFPVVLNIYLFIPFMLAPMICAVASLALVSLFNISWVAVAPWSLPAPIGAFLSSGNNVFAIITALICTGIATLVYLPFYKVWDKQILKEEQKNISKEAEKLGLSINEYMKKMALEEIETKKIKRHEKLQKVKE from the coding sequence ATGGAGAAAGAAAAAAATTCAAAATTAAAAGAACTTAAACTTTTACAGAAAAAGGAATTAAGTAATTTAAAAAATGAAAAAGATTTAAAGTTACAAGATAAAAATTTATTAAAATTTGAAAAAGAATTATTAATTGAACAATATAAAAATTCACGTTCAATATTAAAGTCAACACATTCATTGCAAATTAAAGAATTAAAAAATCCAGAAAAATTTGAAAAAAATAAAAAACAGAAAACAATTGAAGAAGAAATTTCTAAAATTCAAGTAGATTATTTTAAAAATATAAATAAAGAAAAAAGAAAGTATAGAAAATTAATTAAAGGTCAAACTAAAGCTGAAAGAAAAATTGCACAACAGGAGTTTAAAACTTTTATTTTAGAACAAAAACAAGATTTAAAATTATCTATTGAAGAAACTAAAACAAAGGGTGAAATAAATTCAATTAGATATTTTAAAAATTCATTTACTAATAAAGCAAAAGATATTCATGGAAAAATGATGCCAGTTTTAGGAAAAATTGCAAATCAAAAGCATTTAATGGCTATTAGAAATGCATTTAGTTCATTAATTCCTTTTATTATGATTGCATCTTTTATTACAGTTATAAGAAGCATACCAACGAGTTTTGACCCAACTTCAGAACATGCATATTTGTATACATATTTTCCAGAAGTTTTAGATCATGCATTAGTTATAATATCTAGCTTAACAATGGGTGTTATGGCTTTAGCGTTATCAATAGCAATTGGTATAAATCTTGGTCAAAATTATGGAGAGGCTCCATTGATGTCTGGGATAATGGGAATGCTTGGTTTTATTCTATGAGTTAAACCTGCAGAACTTGCTGAAAATGGAGGTACATCATTGCCATTAGCAGATTTAGGTTCTCAAGGTTTATTTGTCTCTATGTTAACTTCTATGTTAATGTTTGAGTTATATAGGATTTTTAAAAAATATAGAATAACTATTAGACTTCCTAAAGGAGTACCACCAGCTGTAAGTAACTCATTTACAGCTATAATTCCTGCATTAGTATATGCTACATTTGTTATATTAGTAGCATATATTGGTAATGTTGATTTAATTAGTGGTATGAATAATATTTTAAAACCCTTAGCATCATTAGTTAACGATAATTTTGGAGCAGTAATAATGATTATATTCTTTAATTCATTATTTTGATGATTTGGAATTCATGGTAGTGCAATAACAGGAATTATTACTTATCCAATTTGATATCCAGCAATTGCAGAAAATAGTGAATGATGAAATAATGGAATGATTGGTGATGTACCAAATGTATTTGTTGAACAATATTATCAATGGACAATATGAATTGGGGGTAGTGGAGCTACAATAGGATTAGCAATTTGTGGAATATTATTTTCTAAATCAAAACAAAATAAAGCAATGGGAAAAGCTTGTTTTGTACCAGGAGTATTTAATATTTCTGAACCAATGATGTTTGGTTTTCCAGTAGTTTTAAATATTTATTTATTTATTCCATTTATGCTTGCACCAATGATTTGTGCTGTTGCATCATTAGCATTAGTTAGTCTATTTAATATTTCTTGAGTGGCTGTTGCACCTTGATCATTGCCAGCCCCAATTGGAGCATTCTTATCTAGCGGTAATAATGTTTTTGCAATTATTACTGCATTAATCTGTACTGGAATTGCAACATTAGTTTATCTTCCATTTTATAAAGTTTGAGATAAACAAATTTTAAAAGAAGAACAAAAGAATATTTCAAAAGAAGCAGAAAAATTAGGATTAAGTATAAATGAATATATGAAAAAAATGGCTTTAGAAGAAATTGAAACTAAAAAAATAAAAAGACATGAAAAATTACAAAAGGTAAAAGAATAA
- a CDS encoding MurR/RpiR family transcriptional regulator — MNKKSILDQIREIARYSENVSFQVIANFIIKNYMVLEKYTIFDVSKKTSTSPATVTRFCKYLGLNGYKTLNISLKFENQYMETFDVQNNDFGLSNEISLIEKLKEFTQLSLHNTTNINQNSLMKAKIIIEKSQNIFMFAKGGNIFLVHLFIDWLLRINLKTFFSQDTDQQMAYSNIIAKNDCALIISYSLSSNFFERIIKKLNDKGIQKIIITRNDVSNLISKDDVVIKIAENESIIENRQSSEVTTLFILKAIFHMLLNKDRINKLISSDNFYLK, encoded by the coding sequence ATGAATAAAAAAAGTATATTAGATCAAATTAGAGAAATTGCAAGATATTCTGAAAATGTAAGTTTTCAAGTCATTGCAAATTTTATTATAAAAAACTATATGGTATTGGAAAAATATACCATTTTTGATGTTTCAAAAAAAACTTCTACTAGTCCTGCTACAGTTACAAGATTTTGTAAATATTTAGGCTTAAATGGATATAAAACATTAAATATATCTTTAAAGTTTGAAAATCAATATATGGAAACTTTTGATGTTCAGAATAATGATTTTGGTCTTTCTAATGAAATTTCACTAATTGAAAAATTGAAAGAATTTACACAACTTAGTTTACATAATACAACAAATATAAATCAAAATTCATTAATGAAAGCAAAAATTATTATTGAAAAATCACAAAATATATTTATGTTTGCAAAAGGTGGAAACATATTTTTAGTTCATTTGTTTATTGACTGATTATTGAGAATTAATTTAAAAACATTCTTTTCACAAGATACTGATCAACAGATGGCATATTCAAATATAATCGCAAAAAATGATTGTGCATTAATTATTAGTTATTCTTTATCAAGCAATTTTTTTGAACGTATTATTAAAAAGCTTAATGATAAAGGAATTCAAAAAATAATTATTACAAGAAATGATGTTTCAAACTTAATTTCAAAAGATGATGTCGTAATTAAAATTGCTGAAAATGAATCAATTATTGAAAATAGACAATCATCTGAAGTGACAACACTTTTTATTCTTAAAGCTATATTTCATATGTTATTAAATAAAGATAGAATTAACAAATTGATTTCTTCTGATAATTTTTATTTAAAATAA
- a CDS encoding PTS lactose/cellobiose transporter subunit IIA, which yields MEERTVNISMELIGISGEAKGIALNALKKAKNKEIDKAEELASKAKTKLNEAHKLHAEIISREAQGENWDIKTLFIHAQDHFSNALVILDLLDYIIDLYKGKE from the coding sequence ATGGAAGAAAGAACAGTAAATATTAGTATGGAATTAATTGGAATTTCTGGTGAAGCGAAGGGAATTGCACTTAATGCATTAAAAAAAGCTAAAAATAAAGAAATAGATAAAGCCGAGGAATTGGCAAGTAAAGCTAAAACAAAATTAAATGAAGCACATAAACTGCATGCAGAAATTATTTCAAGAGAAGCACAAGGAGAAAATTGAGATATAAAAACATTATTTATTCATGCACAAGATCATTTTTCAAATGCTCTTGTAATTTTAGACCTTTTAGACTATATAATTGATTTATATAAGGGTAAAGAATAA
- a CDS encoding MupG family TIM beta-alpha barrel fold protein produces MFKRQLGISIYPEHFSKEETIEYLEKCSNNGINNVFMSLIHLGSSPDINIINLYKEMFLFAKKLGYYVILDITQETLNFLNIKINNLEKFKEMGISCLRLDAPLLPKEVADATYNEADIDIQINISNNDNFITNVIDYKPRKQNLFGCHNFYPLKNSALSFERFIISTKRFVDLGIHTSAFVGSKFGKKGPQKYEVSDLVSVESIRGLPLRTQAKILFSTNLISTVLVGNQPMSNEEIKQFSELLHLKKYEFDIKIEDNISINEKSILEYNNHFWRGDAGSDFVRSTWTRVDFNCEIEPNNIKKILNKGDVCIINSNNAHYQKELIVILKDNYTELGNSVNYIGNIMEYDLSLLDLLEGWDKFKFRGV; encoded by the coding sequence ATGTTTAAGAGACAACTTGGTATATCAATTTATCCAGAGCATTTTTCAAAAGAAGAAACAATTGAATATTTAGAAAAATGCTCTAATAATGGAATTAATAATGTATTCATGTCATTAATCCATTTGGGTTCAAGTCCTGATATTAATATTATTAATTTATATAAAGAAATGTTTTTATTTGCTAAAAAACTTGGATATTATGTTATTTTAGATATAACTCAAGAAACATTAAATTTTTTAAACATTAAAATTAATAATCTTGAAAAATTTAAAGAAATGGGCATTTCTTGTCTCAGACTTGATGCACCACTTTTGCCAAAAGAAGTAGCTGATGCAACATATAATGAAGCAGATATTGATATACAGATAAATATAAGTAATAACGATAATTTTATTACAAATGTAATTGACTATAAGCCAAGAAAACAAAATCTATTTGGATGTCATAATTTTTATCCTTTAAAAAATAGTGCGTTATCTTTTGAACGCTTTATAATTTCTACAAAACGTTTTGTAGATTTAGGAATACATACATCTGCTTTTGTTGGCTCAAAATTTGGTAAAAAGGGGCCACAAAAATATGAAGTTTCAGATTTAGTTTCTGTTGAAAGTATTAGAGGATTGCCTTTAAGAACACAAGCAAAAATTCTCTTTTCAACTAATCTTATTTCAACTGTTTTGGTTGGCAATCAGCCAATGTCTAATGAAGAAATAAAACAGTTTTCAGAGCTGCTTCATTTAAAAAAATATGAGTTTGATATTAAAATTGAAGATAATATCTCAATTAATGAAAAATCAATTTTAGAGTATAATAATCATTTTTGAAGAGGAGATGCAGGTTCAGATTTTGTTAGATCAACTTGAACAAGAGTTGACTTTAATTGTGAAATAGAACCAAATAATATTAAAAAAATATTAAATAAGGGAGATGTGTGCATTATTAATAGTAATAATGCACATTATCAAAAAGAATTGATAGTTATTCTTAAAGATAATTACACAGAATTAGGAAATAGTGTGAATTATATTGGAAATATTATGGAATATGATTTAAGTCTTTTAGATCTACTAGAGGGCTGAGATAAATTTAAATTTAGAGGTGTTTAA
- a CDS encoding PTS sugar transporter subunit IIB — protein MKEIKGLILCSGGYSSSIISNRLNELGEEYNLKFEEGGYGNDNISALGDKYDLILFAPHLSMYFDEYEDVLLEKNVPLIQIESREYVSSNVEILFNRILEVLSL, from the coding sequence ATGAAAGAAATAAAGGGATTAATATTATGTTCAGGAGGTTATTCAAGTTCAATAATCTCTAATCGTTTAAATGAATTAGGCGAAGAATATAATTTGAAATTTGAAGAAGGCGGTTATGGAAATGATAATATTTCTGCATTAGGAGATAAATATGATTTAATTTTATTTGCTCCACATTTAAGCATGTATTTTGATGAATATGAAGATGTGTTATTAGAAAAAAATGTTCCATTAATTCAAATTGAATCAAGAGAATATGTTTCATCAAATGTTGAAATATTATTTAACAGAATTTTAGAGGTTTTGAGTTTATAA